The genomic interval ATACTGCATACTCGCCAAAAGAAGCGAGAATTCCTATTGCATGCGTATGAGAAGTTGTGTGAATCTTTGTAAATGGACCTTAGAGCGCGGAATATTTATTGAGCTGTTGATAAAAAAGTTTTTTAAGTTTATGCCCAGCTTAGTATCCAAGCTTTCTGACCTGCTGAATAAAAATTTCGCATCGAATAATGAAATAAAGGCCGTGGAAGACGCCATTATAGGGCGGGTTTATTAGGCCTCTCTTGTCGTCTAGCCCTGTAGTAAACATAAATACCGCTTAGCATTATAATACTTACGCCGATTAGGTTCTGGCATGTTGGCGTTGTTCCCAGCATCATAAGATCCAAGGCAAAGACCCAGGCATATGAAGTATAATCAAGCGGCGCGAGAGCAGAGCTGTCTGATAGGCTTAAAGCTAAAGCTATCAGGTATTGGGCTGTCGCGAGTAAGACCCCAATAGAAATAAAATAGGGCCATTGTTCGGCAGGCACCGACTTCCAAAAGAAAGGCAAAAACGGTGCCAGCAGAATAATTGTGACCAAATTAGGGTAAATTGTAATGGTAAGGCTATGCTCGGTTGTCGATAGTTTACGCATACATATCTTATTCATAGAAGCAAAAAATGCCCCCGCTAAAGCGGAGAATAGCCCTGTTTTTGAATCGAGACAGTAACCACCTGGATTCATGGCTATAACTACGCCTACAAGGCCAGCTGTCACCGCCCACCATAACCTGGCGTCGACTTTTTCCTTTAGAAAAAAATATCCAGATACAGTTGTAAATATCGCTGTTGTATAGCTCATTGTATAGACGTTAACTAAGCATGTGGTTTGAATAGCAAACAGAAAAAAGGCCGTGTTTAGAACACTGAACACCAGTCTAACCGCATGGGCTTTCATGCGGCGCGTTTTAAGGTAGAAAATCAGTCCCTTTGGAGTTAGGGATGCAACTAACAGCATTGGCAGCACCCTAACCAAATCTCTGGTAAATATAACCTGAAACAACGAATAGTCTGGCATTACGGTATATTTCATAAGACAGTCGGAAATCGCGTAGATTATTAT from Holosporales bacterium carries:
- a CDS encoding DMT family transporter → IIIYAISDCLMKYTVMPDYSLFQVIFTRDLVRVLPMLLVASLTPKGLIFYLKTRRMKAHAVRLVFSVLNTAFFLFAIQTTCLVNVYTMSYTTAIFTTVSGYFFLKEKVDARLWWAVTAGLVGVVIAMNPGGYCLDSKTGLFSALAGAFFASMNKICMRKLSTTEHSLTITIYPNLVTIILLAPFLPFFWKSVPAEQWPYFISIGVLLATAQYLIALALSLSDSSALAPLDYTSYAWVFALDLMMLGTTPTCQNLIGVSIIMLSGIYVYYRARRQERPNKPAL